One stretch of Muribaculum intestinale DNA includes these proteins:
- a CDS encoding dihydrofolate reductase, giving the protein MMNDIVKIPVTLVAAVTRDGGLGRSGRLLYHISADMKHFKALTMGHPLIMGRKTYESFPSGPLPGRLNIVLTRGDMQLPEGAVVAHTPEEALSIAASYIADKSESYADDRVLSAMVIGGGEIYRAFMPVADALEITEIDTLSPSDTDTWFPEIISAEWNVVSEGAIQSDSRSGAQYRFITYSRRK; this is encoded by the coding sequence ATGATGAACGACATTGTAAAAATTCCGGTAACTCTCGTGGCGGCTGTCACCCGCGACGGTGGGCTGGGACGCTCCGGGCGTCTCCTTTACCATATAAGCGCAGATATGAAACATTTCAAAGCCCTTACAATGGGACATCCGCTTATAATGGGCCGCAAGACGTATGAATCGTTTCCCTCCGGTCCGTTGCCGGGCCGTCTCAACATAGTGCTAACGCGTGGCGATATGCAGTTGCCTGAAGGGGCTGTCGTAGCGCATACTCCCGAAGAGGCTCTTTCCATAGCAGCAAGCTATATTGCCGATAAAAGCGAATCTTATGCTGACGATAGGGTGCTGTCGGCCATGGTGATAGGCGGAGGGGAGATATACCGTGCGTTTATGCCGGTGGCCGATGCTCTTGAAATCACCGAGATAGACACTTTGTCTCCATCCGACACCGATACATGGTTTCCGGAAATCATCTCCGCCGAATGGAATGTAGTATCCGAGGGAGCAATTCAGTCGGATTCCCGCTCTGGTGCGCAATATCGATTTATTACTTATAGCCGCAGGAAATAG